The sequence below is a genomic window from Fibrobacter sp..
AAAGGCAAGGCCGATTGCAGCAAGGCCAATACGCTTGCCGCGAGTCTTCATTCCATCGCAGTTAAAGGCAATCTCGTAAAGCGTGTAAAGACCAGCACCCCACAGGAACAAGTAAGTAAGCTGCAGATGGGAGCCAAGGATCATCCAGGCAACCGTCAGGGCGAGAACAATCATGTAGGGAATGCTACCGGAGCGCACCACCTTACGAATCGCAAGCAGGGAAAGCGGAGCTATGGCAAAGACCATCATCTTGCCGTCGTGACCGCCATAGATATAGGTAAAGAATTCCGGAGAAAGAGAGTAGAGCACGCCAAGCAGAACGCCCCACCACTTATTGCCGGTCAAGTGCCACCCTAAGGCAAAGGCGCTCATGAAGGCGACCCACAGGGTCAATATGAACTTGAAGCCCACAGCTCGGGCCGGATCCATCAGGAACTGCACCCATACCAAGGGATGATAGGCATCGGCAAAGAGAGCGTCAATGGTAGGAACACCACCCAGGCGGCTATCGTCCCATTCGGTCAGCACCACATCGAAGGTTCGCAGGATTCGGCTACCGATACCGTTAAGCTGGTCACTATTCAGCATCAGCTTGGTTGCATCAAAGGCGAAATCGCGGAAGACAACCAGCAAGATCGCAAAGAAGAGGGCCGACAAGGCCACAAAGAAGACGGGTTTCTTTTCTAGAAATTTCATACAGCCTAATTTAGAAATGAAAAAAGAGAGTTACCGCGTAAAAAAAGAAAACCCCGCCAAAATAGAACGGCGGGGATTCTTGATAAAGTCGAAAATCGAGTATTAGTCAACAGTATTTTCGTCTGTAATGGTGTTCTTCATGAGGCAGAACACACCAAAAGCAGAAATTACACAGGCAGCAATGATTGCGGCATACTTGATAACTTTGGCCATTTTAAGCTCCTTCGATTAAATTTTATTACTTACAGCTCTAAAATATTTGTTTTTTGATAAAAAATCAAGGGTATGTACAAATAATTTGTGCTTACCCGGCCAGAATTCCGCAAAGAAACCGCATAAATTTTTAGCTTAACCCTATATGGCAATGGTTCAGACTATAACGGCACCAAGAATAGGCGTCCTCCCCTTCTGGGGACTGCTGGCGTTTTTTGTCTGGACATCCCAGGCTTTCGGGCAAAGTCTGGATTTCGAGAGAAACGACAAAACAACCTACGTTCTCAATACCGCAAACGACATTTCACTCACTTTCACGGCCTTGCTGACTAGCGGAATCGGAACCTTCCTTTACTACCAGATGCAAGTCCCACCCGAGAGCAAGATTCCAGCCAAGGACGACCTGCTTCCCTGGGACAGGAAGTTCGCTGGACGATATAGTGAAACCGCAGACCTGATGAGTGACATCGGTACCGTTCTTGCGGTCACCCCCCTCGCCATCGGGGGTATCGCCCTAAAAACAGGGCGTTCCACCACCGAAGAATTCGGCATTTTCAGCCTCATGCTAGTCCAATCCATATTATTCCAAAATGGAATAAATCTAGCCTTCAGATCCATGGAACTGTGGCCCAGACCCTACATCTATGCAGAGGGCGGAGAAGGCAAAAAGAAGGCCGAAAAAGCCAAGGCCGAGGCCTACGGAAGCTTCTTTTCTGGGCACACATCTGCGGCATTTACCATTGCGGTTTTCACCACCGAATGGTACAGCGAAACCTTCCGAAACCCAGTAAACACAAGGGTTGTACGCGCATTGGCTTTTTCTTTGGCAGGGGTTGAAGGAGCCCTTAGAATCGCCGCAGGAAAGCACTACCCCTCCGACGTTATCGTAGGTGCCCTGGTGGGAACAGGAGTCAGCTACGGCATCCTGGAGATGCATAAAAAAGAAAACCAGAAATACTGTCTTTGGGTCGTTCCCGGAGCTGCAGGAACCACGATCTGGTTCTGAAAACAAATTGTAACATAACATTCAATCCTACCCAGTATATATTCATAGCATGGAAGCGCAGGACAACGTAGAATTGTCCACAAAGGTGCGCCTAAAGGTTTATAAGGTAGGCTGTTATGCAGGGTAAGAAAATCAACAACATCGTCCGTCTTTCCGGTCGTCTCATGACCGCACTCGTGGTTTCCGCAATGTTCGCAGGAACCTCCTTTGCCGCAGGTCCCATGGGCGGCATGAAGGCAAACAAGATGGTCTCCCCCACAAAAGCCAAAAGCCACCTGGTAAAGCAGAAAAATATTTCCATCGACAAGTCCGAAGCTCTCAGCGAAGAAGAACTGTTCAAAAAGGCTCTTCAGAGCAAGAACATCTCTCTCGACGGCAAGACCCTTACCGACAAGCGCGATGGCAAGAAGTACAGTGTTGAAATCCGTGGCGACAAGGCCTGGATGAAGAACAACCTGGCATTCAGCCTTTCCTCCCCCCGCCAGTGCCTTATGGAAGACGAAGGCAACTGCAAGAAGTTCGGTCGTTTCTACAGCCACAACGAAGCCAAGATGGCCTGCCCTGCCGGCTGGCATCTGCCTAACGATGGCGAATGGCGCGATTACCAGAAGGACCAGTCCAAGCTGGATTGGAAGAACCTGGGTCAGGGCGGATGCAAGAGCTGGGACGGCTACTGTGAAAGTTCCTCCACCGGCCATTACTGGTCCGAATCCTCCGTTCAGGCAAACACCGGACGTTCCTGGGAATTCCGTAGCGTCGCCCACAGCATCAACCGTACCGACGAAAGCGTCAGCAAGGGCCTGTATGTCCGCTGTGTAGCAGACCTTAAGTAATTCCTTCCATCGATTTAACTATTAAAAAAGACCTCGTCCGCGCCGACGAGGTCTTTTTGATTTCCGACTTTCTAAAGCAAGCGTTTCTGCTACTTCTTCAAGCCGCCAACAACGAACTTGACCGCAGCCTTGGGAAGAGCCGCAGCATCAACTGCCACAGACTTACCCAGAACCTTATGGTCACGCTGCAAGGCATTTACCATGTCGTTAATGCAGTAAATGTCGTAGTTCACAACTTCGCCATAGTCTTCGAAATAGAACTTCTCGTCTGCATCCTTGTCAACACTGAATTCGTCAAAAGCAGCCTGGCAATCCTTTTCATTGTAGGCGTAACGAAGGTTGAAGGTTATGTCGCAAGAATTTTTCTTGTACTTAAGGACAATCTTGCCGCCGGAGGTTGTGAAATTCGAAAGCTTAATGGATACATTTCCCTCGAACATGGAAAGTTCATCGCAATCAGGGGCGCGGAAATCGTCAACCATCTTTTCTTCGTCAAGATCATCCGGATCTGCCAGGAACTTGCTGTAGAAATTGGCGAGCGCCTCGTCGGCGCCTTCCATGGCTTCATTTCCATCCATAAGCTGGGCATAATAGGATTTTGCAAAGCAATTTCCGTCGTACTGCAAAACAAACTTGATCATACTCTTGTCCAGAGTCTGGGCAAAGCGGATGCTGTTCTTGCTGTCGTCGGGATCTACAAAGGAACCCTTGGGGAACTTCTTTCCATCATAGGAATAGGTTTCGCAGTCCTTGCCTTTCTTGTCGCAGAAGTAAGTCTTTCCGCTCTTCTGATAAACCTTGCTTGAATCTCCGTCTTCAGATTCCTTTTTCCAGACGAGGTCTTTCAGGGAACTCTGTTTGCAAACCGGAGCCTTAACCACCAGCATGGAATCTTTGGTGCTGTAAGTGTAATTCGCCTTGTCCAGCACAATTTCAAAGGAATCGCTCATGGAGATGGAGTCAGAGCTGCTATCGCTTCCACAACCGACCAAAGCAAGGCCTGCGCCAAGCAATCCTGCACATGCAAAATTCATCTTTTTCATATAAAGCCCTTTTCCTTATTTACAAAACATAATAGAAAAATTGTTCTGACATCAATGTTCATGATGTTGTTCGTGGCCGTGTTCATGGTGATGTCCGTGATGTTCACAGCATCCGCCATGGGAATGATCATGGCTGCCCAGCACGCGGTGAGGAATACCATGGGCAATCAAGTCCACATCGCATCCATAAGTATCCGTAATCATCTGCTGGGTAAGTCCGGAACCCTCGTGATAGTGTACACTACGATTGACGCAGACCACACTCTTTACCTTATGGGAGAGCGCCATCAAATCGTGCGTAACGATAATGATAGTCATGGTCTTGCTGAATTCTTCCAGCAGGTTGTAAAGGTTTTCCTGGCCGGCGGCGTCAATGTTGTTGCTAGGTTCATCCAGGAACAGGATACGCGGGTTACATACCAGGGAGCGGGCGATAAGAACCCGCTGACGTTCGCCGCCGCTAAGCTCGCCCATACGGCGGTTAAGGAAACCGTCCAAATGAACCTTGGAAAGAGCGGCGGCGACTTCGGGGGAATTCACCTTCAGACCAATTTTCCCGAGGGCAACGCACTCCCCCACGGTAATGGGGAATTCCAGATTGCGACTGGTGTTCTGAGGAACGTAGCCCACTGCGATTTTCTTGGTGGGAACTTTCTCACCGAAAAGTTTTACAACCCCTTCAGACGGAGTAAGAAGCCCAACAATCAATTTCATGAGGGTTGACTTACCGCCGCCATTCGGACCAATGATTGCAACAAAGTCATTTTCCTCGATTTCAAGATTTACCTTGTCGAGGATTTTGGAATTGCCATAGGCAAAGGACAGGTCGTTGACTTCAATTGCATTCATAAGCATCCTATTGGCCAATGGATTTTAGCAGGGTACGAATATTTCCTTCGTAATCGTAGGACAAGGGATCCGTATCCAGAATCTTGGCATTCAATTCCTTAGTAATCGTTGCTGCAGCCCGTTTACTGAACTGGGGCTGGACAAAAATGATATGGACATTGTGGGCTTTTCCCGTCTTGACAAGGTTTGCCAAGTCACGAGGCTTCGGTTCCTTGCCAGCCACTTCCACGGTAAGCTGTTTCAAGCCGTAATCCCGGGCAAAGTAGCCGTATGCCGGGTGAAAGACAATAAAGGAACGTCCGTCCGCAGGAAGTTTCTCAATGGACCTACGGAGATCCTCATCTAGTTTCTTCAGGCGAGCAATCAACGCATCTGCTCGTTTGCGATAAATATCCTTGTGGGCTGCATCCAAATCCATAAGCGCCACACAGACATTTTCTGCAATCTGCATCATCTGGACAGGAGATGTCCACAGGTGAGGATCCATCTCTTCCTCGTCCCCGTCATGATGATCCTCGTGGTGTTCCACCCCTTCGTGATGATGGTGTTCATCATCTTCCATCCAGACAA
It includes:
- a CDS encoding phosphatase PAP2 family protein, giving the protein MAMVQTITAPRIGVLPFWGLLAFFVWTSQAFGQSLDFERNDKTTYVLNTANDISLTFTALLTSGIGTFLYYQMQVPPESKIPAKDDLLPWDRKFAGRYSETADLMSDIGTVLAVTPLAIGGIALKTGRSTTEEFGIFSLMLVQSILFQNGINLAFRSMELWPRPYIYAEGGEGKKKAEKAKAEAYGSFFSGHTSAAFTIAVFTTEWYSETFRNPVNTRVVRALAFSLAGVEGALRIAAGKHYPSDVIVGALVGTGVSYGILEMHKKENQKYCLWVVPGAAGTTIWF
- a CDS encoding metal ABC transporter ATP-binding protein, coding for MNAIEVNDLSFAYGNSKILDKVNLEIEENDFVAIIGPNGGGKSTLMKLIVGLLTPSEGVVKLFGEKVPTKKIAVGYVPQNTSRNLEFPITVGECVALGKIGLKVNSPEVAAALSKVHLDGFLNRRMGELSGGERQRVLIARSLVCNPRILFLDEPSNNIDAAGQENLYNLLEEFSKTMTIIIVTHDLMALSHKVKSVVCVNRSVHYHEGSGLTQQMITDTYGCDVDLIAHGIPHRVLGSHDHSHGGCCEHHGHHHEHGHEQHHEH
- a CDS encoding zinc ABC transporter substrate-binding protein; this translates as MKFAFHLLLCILAIPAFAANLTVAVSLQPYSNVVKEIGGGEVQVVTMLPPGADPHTFEPKPASLKEFARATVYFSDGSGMDAAWLPRFKGVNKNVNVVSLSKGIVWMEDDEHHHHEGVEHHEDHHDGDEEEMDPHLWTSPVQMMQIAENVCVALMDLDAAHKDIYRKRADALIARLKKLDEDLRRSIEKLPADGRSFIVFHPAYGYFARDYGLKQLTVEVAGKEPKPRDLANLVKTGKAHNVHIIFVQPQFSKRAAATITKELNAKILDTDPLSYDYEGNIRTLLKSIGQ